Proteins encoded together in one Triticum dicoccoides isolate Atlit2015 ecotype Zavitan chromosome 7B, WEW_v2.0, whole genome shotgun sequence window:
- the LOC119341427 gene encoding late embryogenesis abundant protein 46-like, whose amino-acid sequence MIALAKICKAHTAEARAATLLDNMQAGRSAMEATKEAAANVGASACSGMEKTRATLQGQLDKATAHSAADREAAETRTRERVHGAEEVKRDAMLANAAAKERASAGEYHPSQGAPGIVPGGAPVGGHVEAGVAQSRPLGAATGTGRPSAAHNPRVGGGAAPATGTGGQYQ is encoded by the coding sequence ATGATAGCACTCGCCAAAATCTGCAAAGCGCACACAGCTGAAGCTCGAGCAGCCACTCTGCTAGACAACATGCAGGCCGGGAGGAGCGCCATGGAGGCCACCAAGGAGGCGGCGGCCAACGTGGGCGCCTCGGCGTGCTCCGGCATGGAGAAGACCCGGGCCACGCTGCAGGGCCAGCTGGACAAGGCCACGGCGCACAGCGCCGCCGACAGGGAGGCGGCCGAGACGAGGACGCGGGAGCGCGTGCACGGCGCCGAGGAGGTCAAGCGGGACGCCATGCTCGCCAACGCTGCCGCCAAGGAGCGGGCCAGCGCCGGGGAGTACCACCCGTCGCAGGGCGCGCCCGGGATCGTCCCGGGCGGCGCGCCCGTGGGCGGCCACGTCGAGGCCGGCGTGGCCCAGAGCCGGCCGCTTGGCGCCGCCACGGGCACCGGGAGGCCCAGCGCCGCCCATAACCCgcgcgtcggcggcggcgccgcgcCGGCGACTGGCACCGGCGGGCAGTACCAGTGA